Genomic DNA from Garra rufa chromosome 18, GarRuf1.0, whole genome shotgun sequence:
aaaacaaaggcactgatatattttagtctagaactaggcttaagccttgtctgtgaaaccgggggaaaatgttttaaaattacaCATTTGGAAACTACTGAAAATACAGTAAATCTGGCAAAAGTGGTATTTGTTGTGCTAAAGTGACAAAACtattattttagtaaattaaGATTCACAATCACATGCtaacctgagtctgcacccagaGGCAGAGGAGAGGAGCTGGGGAGAGTCGCAGGCGTAgatgatgtcacttcctgtgAGACGGGATCAGACTGTGGGGGGCTCTGACTGGACGATTTCGCTGGACTACAATCAGTGACGGGACTACAGACCCCAGAACTGTCCTCCGGACACAGAAACACATCGATTGGCCCTTTGGAGCTCTTGAGCGAAATCTGGTAACTCTGCAATACAGACACAATgagtttaaaacatttaaacacaTGGACATTTCAAAAGAATttctctcatcttaaacaggaaaaaaaataaaataaaataaataaataaataataaaaataaataagtaaatataaagaataaataaataaaaagtgataaagtacatcataaatttaaataaatgataaaaaaatacaattataaataaaataagttaattaataataaaataaatataaagaataaatataaataaaaaattataagtaaatcataaatgcattttaataaatgataatacataaataaaattataaataaaaataaactaataaatcaattaataataaaatacaaataattgctCGAGCGAAATCTGGTAACTCTGCAATACAGACACAATGAGTTTAACGCATTTAAAGagacagacatttaaaaaaaattctttcatcttaaacaggaaaaaaaataaactaaaaaataataaaaataaatgataaataaatataaagaataaataagtacatcataaataaattttaataaatgataaaaataatacaattataaataaaaaataaattaattaataataaaataaatataaataaagaatataaaaattaagtaaatcataaataaatgcatttaaataaaagctaaaaaataaataaaattataaataaaaataaattaataaatcaattaataataaaataaatacaaataattgcTCGAGCGAAATCTGGTAACTCTGCAATACAGACACAATGAGTTTAACGCATTTAAAGagacagacatttaaaaaaaaaattctttcatcttaaacaggaaaaaaataaactaaaaaataaaaataaatgataaataaatataaagaataaatataaataaaaaaaatgataagtacaccataaataaatttaaaaaaataataaaaaaataatacaattataaataaaaaaattaattaattaataataaaatataaagaataaatataaataaaaaattaagtaaatcataaataaatgcatttaaataaatgataaaaaataaataaaaataaactaataaatcaattaataataaaataaatacaaataattgcTCGAGCAAAATCACAATCAGTTtaatgcatttaaagagacatggaaattaaaaaataaataaatcataaatcaattaataataaaataaatacaaataattgcTCGAGCGAAATCAATCAGTTTAacgcatttaaagagacatggacatttaaaaaaaatatttcatcttaaacaggaaaaaaataaacttaaaataataaaataaatgataaatatatataaagaataaatataaataaaaagtgatAAGTACatcataaataaatgataaaaaatacaattataaataaaaaaataattaataataaaataaatataaataaagaataaatataaataaaattataagtaaatcataaataaatgcatttaaatatatgataaaaaataaattaaattataaataaaaataaattaataaatcaattaataataaaataaatacaaataattgcTCGAGCGAAATCACAATCAGTTTAacgcatttaaagagacatggacatttaaaaaaaaatatttcatcttaaacaggaaaaaaataaacttaaaataataaaataaatgataaatatatataaagaataaatataaataaaaagtgatAAGTACatcataaataaatgataaaaaatacaattataaataaaaaaataattaataataaaatacatataaagaataaatataaataaaaaattataagtaaatcataaataaatgcatttaaataaatgataaaaaataaaattataaataaaaatcaattaataaatcaattaataataaatacaaataattgcTCGAGCGAAATCTGGTAACTCTGCAATACAGAGACAATGAGTTTAacgcatttaaagagacatggacatttaaaaaaaattctttcatcttaaacaggaaaaaaataaacttaaaataataaaaataaatgataaatatatataaagaataaatataaataaattataataagtaaatcaaataaatttaaataaatgatgaaataaaattataaattaatataaattaataataaattaattaataaaataaataaatacaaataataaattttaaaaatatgaatataaataattatataaataaatacatttaaataaataattaatataagtgtgtgtgtgtttgcttacCTCGCTGGGTTCAGTCACCTGCATCTGCGTCTCTGGTGGAGCTCGAATCACCATGATAATCTGATCCGGCGGGTTTACTGTGTTACGCAGGTCCTGACATCTAACGTATCCCAGCGTGACTTTCAGTTAAAGATCATAATATCCACATACTCAACGTATTAGTCCACTGGAGATGCTCAGATCCTCGCTTTCTGTTTCCAGACCTAATTTCAGCTTCAAACCCCTCAAATCTACACTAAAACCCATAAAGAAACAAAATCAAGAGCTAAAAGACATTTATCACACTCTCTTGTATTGcactgataaataaataaaataattaaaaataaaaagtatgtaTGTATGCAGCAAATACCCATGAAAACAATATTTACTATTTTATATAGTTACATTTAAATCGTAAGTATAACTAATTTAAGTCTAGGATTAAGAGTTAAAGGACATTTTGCAAAGCtacacataaatataaatacaaataaatattttatttttctaaattgtTATATTGTTACATTTCATTCTTACTAGGATAACAGAAAAAAACTGCAATATGCATAtttgacatttacatttattaagacTTACAACACATAAAGACACAtaaatcacacacaaaaaaaattggaTATATTCTTTTTGCCTAAGATTtagatttaatattttaaaatacttttaatgtttatttttggcaTCTAAAAGTGCTAAAATACATTTTGAGAAGACCATGCTCTCCTCTATGTACATATACACACATTGAATTAATATGTGTAAAGcatttagaaaaaatatattcaatattttatattgttaaatttacagtaaaaatgttaatacTTTAGTCTTAAAGATGCTCTTTACACTTAAacaataagataaataaatatgtataaatatttaagaaaaaatgtttACTATTTTATATATAGTTAAATTTAAATCTTAAGTACTACAGTTTGTCTAAAATTAAGTGCTAATAAACATTGTGATTATTATGCTCTTCCCTTTCTCTGTACATGTAgacacagataaataaataagcataaaTATGTATTCAAAAGGACGTAAACATACTTAAATACATgcggttttattttaaaataatgcattttaaatacgTATATAGTTacataaaaatgttattaaaatctattttaaattacaaattaATAGTACAGTTACTCAAAtcaattttaatacatttcaaaTCAAAATACATGTTGTTACATTTGAATCGTACCtatacatatttattaaaaaaaaagtaatatgtattgtaattttggatttaaattgaatttatgaatttatcacatttatatttaacattttaaaatacctttaatatttatatttgcaATCTAAAATAAAGTGCTAAAACCGATTTTAAGACCATTTTCTCctctttttatataaatatacaaaaattcaTGAATTAATTAGTATGTATAAagcatttaagaaaaatgttaaacatattttatattgttaaatttaaattttaagtagaaacatttttttttgtcttgttaaacatgtataaatattttatatattgttaatTAAAAACTTAAGGTACTACTGTTTGTCTAAAATAATGTGTTAAAGGACATTTTGTGAAGATCATACTCATCTCTATCTACATGTAGAAATCGATAAATAAGTATAaagtattttgttttaaatacttAATTTAAATCATAAATATAAATTCAGGTTTACACTAAAAGACACTTTTTACCTGTAAATATCAagagaaatatctaaaaatgtatggaaaaattaatattttatattgttacattaaaatgtaaaatatttaaatctattttaatgtactaaaaaattaacgtaatattaaaataattatttaaatctattttagaCTGAGTAAATGTTATTCAGTCTAAAATAAAGTGCTAAAGGACATTTTGTAAAGATCATACTCATTTCCATCTACATGTAGAAACAGATAAATAAGTATAAAGTATTTTTCAAAACAAATACTTAATTTAAATCATAAACAAATTCAGGTTTATTCTAAAAGACATGCTCTGTACATGTAAATATCAAGATGAATATCTAAAAATgtcaggaaaaaaatattttatatattgttacattcaaatgtaaaatattaaaatctattttaatgtactaaaaaattaacgtaatattaaaataattatttaaatctattttagaCTGAATAAATGTTATTCAGTCTAAAATAAAGAGCTAAAGGTCATTGAGAAAATCATGCTATCCTCTATAAACACAGCAATGAATAAATGTGTCTTAAttagcaatagtcaaaaacacattgtatgggtcaaaatctaaaatttttcttttatgccaaaactcattaggatattaagtaaagatcatgttccatgcggatatttagtaaatatcctaccgtaaatatattaaaactacatttttaattagtaatatgcattgctaaaaacttaatttggacaaatttaaaggcgattttctcagtatttagattttttttgcaccaccctcagattccagattttcaaatagatgcgtctcagccaaatatccctatcctaacaaatcatacataaatggaaagcctatttattcagctttcagatgatgtataaatctaaaaaaaaaaacatttcacatgtttttacatttaaatctgAAGTATAACTTTTTAttgtgtaatatgtgaccctggaccacaaaaccagtcataaggttattttttataaaactgtgatgtaggggagagcggggcacaacctaacactttttgaatttcgcggtttatgtaaatccacgtggggttcagagtacaattttttatccacgttattttcacacttgtctagtacaaatatatcgctttgtttcatatttacaatgtatacgtttttcgttatttgcctcaaaagaaaggaagtgaaacgtgacaacatgccccgtaggtggggtacattgtaacatctgaggggcacgttgtaacacgaccatatgacagctgaaaaagttatctgatcgaatgaaataaatatacacaaactaaaatattttgtcagtaaaatacatgtgttaacttcttcaaatgaagtaatgacgtttttaaaaaaaataaaaataatcgaattttggagtttgaaaatgaacacatcgcaacaatgctttgaacggctttgatcgcaacacacagctgtacactatttcaaaacaatgtggacagatagatgaaacacatttagacattcagaagaacactccactcctccacacacagctctcatagaacacgacacacataaaccagccaaaatgctttacattacttgaaataataacttctgaacattaaacattgattgtcagcctttattcacctgtttcttgaggtatcttatcaaaatccttagaagtaaatcgtgtaaactgcaccgctaatgtcacagaatagcatagtttaataacagcggggaatattgtaacacagtgttacatctttccccagctgcgccactggagtttaaaacaggttagtgtcttctgctggtttgcgaagcattaataaaccatctaaactgataaataacaaattggagattaaaataatagcagatttgtcgaattttaaatgaatattaaaaactgaaatgaaaagtttacttcagccagaaatgtacttttactatggtaaaataaatattcagcgatatcttcaaaaggcttttgaattctggcgctcttttttctctgcatagtgttgctatggcaactagtaaacaccataaatttggttatgctagcatgtgtggaaatatttaaaccacgcgtgttacaattaaccccgcgttaggttgtgccccgctcacccctatacatcatataaaagctcaataaataagctttctattgatgtatggtttgttaggataggacaatatttggcagagatacatctatttgaaaatctggaatctgagggtgcaaaaaaatctagcaaaaaatgcatattactaatcaaaaattacattttgatatatttatagtaggaattttgcaaaaaatcttcatgtaacatgatctttacttaatttacctaatgatttttggcataaaagaaaaatcggtaacactttacattaaggttcattagttaaacagttaatgtattaactaacatgaactaaccatgagcaatacatttgttactgtatttactaatctttattaacattagttaactgaAATACAATTgtccattgtttgttcatgttagttcacactgcactaactaatgttaacaagattttaataacatattagtaaatgttgaaattaacattaacaaagattaataaatgctgtataagtgcagctcattattagttcatgttaactaatgtggttaactaatgttatctaatgaaccttattgtaaagtgttaccgaaaaatctataattttgacccatacaatgtatttttggctattgctacaaatataccccagcgacttaagactggttttgtggtccagggtcacatataaagagcTATAGGCCATTTTGAGATTGCGCTCAAGAGATCTCAAAGGATATTTCTTGTTGTGCGTGTCCTCTGTGAGCAGTCGTAGTTGTAAGCTGCATTTGTTAATGAGCTCGTCGAGTTTCTCCTCGGCCTCCGTCAGTTCAGACACTTCCCTCTGCAGCGCCTGAAACCTGGCCACGGACGCCCCATCGATGCGATTCCCCCTGAACACACCAAACACACACCACAGATTAACTACTACACACTCTGAGCAATGAGTCCTCAATAAAACAGTGATCTATATAAGGAACGCACAGCCACTGAATGTTGTTCTTGGACTTCTTGGAGATCAGGTGGATTCCCTCCAGGACGTTGGTGATGTCATAGATGCGCCGTTTCTGGACGTCCAGCACCTGAGAGGCCCAGTTGAGGTCGACCACGCCGTCCGGAGACTGAGCCAGGAGATCTAGGAAGCGCTTGGTGGTCAGATTCAGAGATGTGTCGTAGCGGGACTTCTCCGTAGCCACTTTAGGCACTAAAACAAGAGCGGATTTCAGGTGAGAAATAGTTTTATACTGGAGTGGAGAAGTGAAAGGATTATTTCACTTTCAgaaacaaatttacagataatttactctttTTATCCAAGATGTTGGAGTAgtttaccctggaaatccagaggtctcgcgagagcacaatttgaattgtctctgaaagacactctggcatcgagcaatgatccactttactgcattacgtaagcagttctgggaaccaatcaaatcggtgtatctgatgtaggcgggccagaggcgagctaagctgatgacgacagctcTGCGACGTCCGGAAACATTAgtaaacagatgaacaccagttgtttgaaacgttGTTGTTcctttttcatataaaagaggaacagaaaacccaaaatgcagattcaatgcagctttagagggctctaaatgatcccagccatggaataagggtcttatctagcaaaacgattggtcattttctaatatttatacactttttaaccacaaatgctcatcttgtctagctctgccatgtgcatgcatactctgtgtgctccggttcaagacagttagggtatgtcaaaaaactcctatttcattttctcctccaacttcaaaatcgcccttcatcgctgcagaagtaccaacccagtgttcacaaagtgaACATCCAAAGAtcaaaagccctttacaaaacaaaaggtaaaacagtggtGTTGGGTGATTTAAGTTGAGGGTAGGGCTGATAAATCACAATAATTATGGTGCTATATAAATTCTAAATAAACGACAACAAGAGTTTGATAAATGTTCAATATATTGTTTATGCACCAAAGGTGGAACAAAAGCCAGGAGTAATGGaatataattacagtattttaggtGATTAAGTTATAGCGTTTATGCATTTACACTAACCACTGGTTTCACAAACAAGTCCTAATCCCACACTAAATGTAAGTTTAAAAcatttcaactgaaagaaaatgACTGGTCTTGAAATATTTTAGTGCTTTTGTTTTCTCTCAAGATGCACAtcagcacatttataaaaattacttcaatGGCCTAATCgtcttagtctaagccctgtctgtaaaACCAGGCCTAAATGTACTTATACTACGGTTTTCATGCATAGAAACCATATCACATTTTTACCATAGTATTAAGGCGATATATTTGTGGTTAGTTGTGATAACCGTCTAAATGTATGCTACTATGGAAGACCAATGTTTAAAAAcaccaaacaaaaaacagttaGAGTAATTAAATGTTACCATATAAAAACGAGGTTGCTACAATTATTACCGATATTATTGATTTTGATAATGAACATAAAACTACATCTGCATCCCAACTCAAGCTACTATCAAATGTGTATTTCTAAGAGActaaattttttttgtattattacaagGCAACACAAACCGGTTTCTTGATTTTAAACAATATTActcttttgttatttttttattattattttaaggaaAAAATGGAAAAGTGTAAAGAATTAAAAAACTGTGAAGTGTTTGTCATCTGACCATTAGAAATAGTTTAAAACCACAATTGTCCATCTGTGTTTTACAACTTTCACATTGGAGCAAATATCTGCcttaaaatttgaaaaaaattaaaaattgacaTTTACTGTGATAATTATCaatatcgactgatatgaaaaaaaaagatagattgtgatatttttctctattttgcccagccctagttggaggagaacatgagatgggagtttttcatcataccctaactgtcttgagcgtataaatattcatttattttataaaattaccaatcgtttcgctagataagacccttcttcattgactgggatcatttagagccctttgaagctgtatttaaactgcattttggagttcaaactcacaggcaccaaagaagtccactatatggagagaaatcctgaaatgttttcctcaaaaagcataatttctttctgactgaagacagacatgaacatcttggatgacaagggggtgagtacattctgtaaatttttgttctgaatccTTTAAATTGATTAAGAGAGACgctaaatgcatttataatgttatacatCTTCATATTTACCATCGAATCATGAAAATAAgtatttccaacactgataataatcagaaatttttcttgagcaccaaataaacatattagaatgatttctgaaagatcatgtgactctgaagagcaaaagtaacgatgctgaaaatccagGTTTGATCCCAGGAATTAATTACAGTTTACAATGTTTTCAaacagaaaatggttattttaaattctaaaaatatttcagaattttacaatATTTAAGACCAAATAAAAGCTGCCTTGGGTAAGCAGACTGGACTCTTACTAACACCATTTACAATCACACTTGATTGACGGTTCCA
This window encodes:
- the LOC141291315 gene encoding transcription factor E2F1-like translates to MSESFISGQTSEDLLADFESLLNNGSIDLSEDHQIVIISTPGTATTSSAAGDILLFATPHHTTTTTTTLLDHRRPTLGRPPVKRKLDLDSDHQYICTSRPATHGPAPPATPAPPRVPKVATEKSRYDTSLNLTTKRFLDLLAQSPDGVVDLNWASQVLDVQKRRIYDITNVLEGIHLISKKSKNNIQWLGNRIDGASVARFQALQREVSELTEAEEKLDELINKCSLQLRLLTEDTHNKKLGYVRCQDLRNTVNPPDQIIMVIRAPPETQMQVTEPSESYQISLKSSKGPIDVFLCPEDSSGVCSPVTDCSPAKSSSQSPPQSDPVSQEVTSSTPATLPSSSPLPLGADSESFLDSDPFSGICEMPDFDLSPLGSSDFLLERGGVSDAMGLPLDGFICLSPPHNQDYHFGLEDHEGVSELFDCDFSDLGPLAEF